The following proteins come from a genomic window of Corallococcus sp. NCRR:
- a CDS encoding MopE-related protein produces MRLALTLGIWMLGGCTVPVDDDVILRRFCSNAGRDFQDATFRLTDPAACDRGIALEVRSGNSSPGCVQVSLQDGDKRLLSSTQLLGPTQVTPTQSRGLRILLSEAQGTKFRLLAESFAGNACDGVATTKLLRFVEVPQGKVQSVQLDVSQSDEDGDGHPSIATGGADCDDANADIHPGAEELCDGVDNNCVDGEADAPGMRTWFLDEDGDGYGVAMMACVQPTGLLADQGGDCDDTDRFVHPGQSELRCDGRDDNCDGAKDEGLPILTWFRDADGDGYGDVTQAVSGCAAPAGHVAIATDCDDTNAAIRPGVAETKDLKDNNCNGAMDEWLYPGPRLSAGFQCNIALTTAGHAWLWGRGANTSNATPTRIPNLAGVAALEDGDLHSLALMQDGTVWAWGTSFEGQVGCGLQECQYVPAPVQGLENFTAIAAGARHSVALKRDGTVWAWGNNDWGQLGDGTMTRRYAPVQVNGMTGVIAIAARDYKSVALRSDGTVWNLFSLGSGPTPSQVPGLTGVIAISSGFNHDMGLKADGTVWIWDRFVGQVPQQVPTLTSVTAISGGGRHLLALKRDGTVWAWGDNNAGQLGDGTTTPHDTPVKVTGLTDVAAISAGGEHSVAVKQDGSIWGWGFNAAGLIDDSESDVLVPKQIASPGAWSLTSQ; encoded by the coding sequence CCAGGACGCGACGTTCCGGCTGACGGATCCGGCGGCCTGTGACCGGGGCATCGCGCTGGAGGTCCGGAGTGGGAATTCGAGTCCTGGCTGCGTCCAGGTCTCGCTCCAGGATGGCGACAAGCGGCTGCTCTCGTCCACGCAGTTGCTGGGGCCGACACAGGTCACGCCGACGCAGTCGCGCGGATTGCGCATCCTGCTCTCCGAGGCGCAGGGGACTAAGTTCCGGCTGCTCGCGGAGTCCTTCGCGGGCAATGCGTGCGACGGCGTTGCGACCACGAAGCTCCTGCGGTTCGTCGAGGTTCCCCAGGGCAAGGTGCAGAGCGTCCAGCTTGACGTGTCCCAGAGCGACGAGGACGGTGATGGTCATCCGTCCATCGCCACGGGCGGCGCGGACTGCGACGACGCGAACGCGGACATCCACCCGGGCGCGGAGGAACTGTGCGACGGCGTGGACAACAACTGCGTGGACGGCGAGGCGGATGCCCCGGGCATGCGGACGTGGTTCCTCGATGAGGATGGCGATGGCTACGGCGTGGCCATGATGGCGTGCGTGCAACCCACAGGGCTCCTGGCGGACCAGGGCGGCGACTGTGACGACACGGACCGCTTCGTTCATCCCGGTCAGAGCGAACTGCGCTGTGACGGCCGTGACGACAACTGCGACGGCGCGAAGGATGAAGGGCTGCCCATCCTGACCTGGTTCCGGGACGCGGATGGGGACGGATATGGCGACGTGACCCAGGCTGTTTCAGGTTGCGCGGCTCCCGCGGGCCATGTGGCCATCGCCACGGACTGCGATGACACCAACGCAGCCATCCGGCCCGGAGTCGCTGAAACCAAAGACCTCAAGGACAACAACTGCAATGGAGCAATGGATGAATGGCTCTACCCAGGCCCGCGCCTGTCCGCAGGCTTTCAATGCAATATCGCACTGACCACCGCAGGACATGCCTGGCTATGGGGAAGAGGTGCAAACACATCAAATGCCACCCCGACGCGAATTCCAAACCTGGCAGGCGTGGCTGCCCTTGAGGATGGTGATTTGCACTCCCTGGCACTGATGCAGGACGGCACCGTCTGGGCATGGGGTACCAGTTTTGAAGGGCAAGTCGGATGCGGGCTCCAGGAATGCCAGTATGTTCCGGCACCAGTCCAGGGCCTTGAAAACTTCACGGCGATTGCCGCCGGAGCACGCCATTCAGTGGCGCTCAAGCGAGATGGCACCGTGTGGGCATGGGGTAACAATGACTGGGGCCAATTGGGTGATGGCACGATGACTCGTCGCTATGCTCCCGTCCAGGTCAACGGTATGACGGGGGTCATCGCCATTGCCGCGCGCGATTACAAGTCAGTGGCTCTGAGGTCGGACGGCACCGTCTGGAACTTGTTCAGTCTCGGCTCTGGCCCGACCCCATCGCAGGTACCGGGGTTGACGGGAGTCATTGCGATCTCCTCAGGATTCAATCATGACATGGGATTGAAGGCGGACGGCACCGTCTGGATATGGGATCGCTTTGTTGGACAGGTCCCACAACAGGTCCCTACCTTGACGAGCGTGACAGCCATTTCAGGCGGCGGCCGTCACCTGCTCGCGCTGAAGCGGGACGGTACCGTCTGGGCGTGGGGCGACAACAACGCAGGTCAGCTTGGAGATGGGACAACCACTCCGCATGACACCCCCGTGAAGGTCACGGGACTTACAGATGTCGCAGCGATATCCGCTGGCGGCGAACATTCCGTCGCCGTGAAGCAAGATGGGAGCATCTGGGGTTGGGGCTTCAATGCTGCTGGGCTGATCGATGATTCGGAATCGGACGTCCTCGTTCCGAAGCAGATCGCCTCCCCCGGTGCCTGGAGCCTGACTTCGCAGTGA
- a CDS encoding serine/threonine protein kinase produces MQLGKYQLVRKLASGGMAEVFLAKAAGPRGFEKTLVLKRILPHLAEDEAFVEMFLGEAQLAARLDHPNVVQIFDFGEVDGSYFLAMEYIDGPTLRRLIKRSMELKQPLPLGVCAKMVAAAAEGLAFAHELADAETGAPLGLVHRDISPENVLVSRQGAVKVVDFGIAKVAGQSHRTATGVVKGKVAYMPPEQLQARPMDGRVDVYALGIVLYELLTGKRPFDATTDVSMMQAILFEPFVPAVQRRPDLPEAMQRILEKALAKDREQRYADCRAFQADLERFVLSLGEPVGAYQIARLVAQVMEGVEATPVAHTPAKGRVTAPLAPVVEAATTPMPHRAGTAWEPLASRSSMEAPAVTASGHDMPSSRFDAATDPATPSAGSLLRESGAPPPNVSKGAASEQPVLAGAVRSPRRKLVGVMVAVSVVGLAGGLALLGKGEEPSAPVSTPTLVARNDQAPTTPREPKVTPVVPATRVEPVAAETVDSGTPAVVAEVKPATETASEVRDAGVVAEVVPAPRTPVIAKPVVASTSTPPVRRALPKGRVEFRVRPFGMVSLDGKPLGQTPFAAVEATEGVHQVRVVNRELGKDVTRSFEVKAGQDNVFKLNLAAE; encoded by the coding sequence ATGCAATTGGGGAAGTACCAGCTGGTGCGGAAGCTCGCCTCGGGAGGCATGGCCGAGGTGTTCCTCGCGAAGGCCGCGGGGCCCCGGGGCTTCGAGAAGACGCTGGTGCTCAAGCGCATCCTGCCGCACCTGGCGGAGGATGAAGCGTTCGTGGAGATGTTCCTGGGCGAGGCGCAGCTGGCCGCCCGGCTGGACCACCCGAACGTGGTGCAGATCTTCGACTTCGGCGAGGTGGACGGCAGCTACTTCCTGGCGATGGAGTACATCGACGGGCCCACGCTGCGCAGGCTCATCAAGCGCTCCATGGAGCTGAAGCAGCCGCTGCCTTTGGGCGTGTGCGCGAAGATGGTGGCCGCCGCGGCGGAGGGGCTCGCGTTCGCGCACGAACTGGCGGATGCGGAGACGGGCGCGCCGCTGGGGCTGGTGCACCGGGACATCAGCCCGGAGAACGTGCTGGTGTCGCGGCAGGGCGCGGTGAAGGTGGTGGACTTCGGCATCGCGAAGGTGGCGGGGCAGAGTCACCGCACGGCGACGGGCGTGGTGAAGGGGAAGGTCGCGTACATGCCGCCGGAGCAGCTCCAGGCGAGGCCCATGGATGGGCGCGTGGACGTGTACGCGCTGGGCATCGTGCTCTACGAGCTGCTCACCGGGAAGCGCCCGTTCGACGCGACGACGGACGTGAGCATGATGCAGGCCATCCTCTTCGAGCCCTTCGTGCCCGCGGTGCAGCGCCGGCCGGACCTGCCGGAGGCGATGCAGCGCATCCTGGAGAAGGCGCTCGCGAAGGACCGGGAGCAGCGCTACGCGGACTGCCGCGCGTTCCAGGCGGACCTGGAGCGCTTCGTGCTGTCGCTGGGTGAGCCGGTGGGCGCGTATCAGATTGCACGGCTGGTGGCGCAGGTGATGGAAGGGGTGGAGGCGACGCCCGTCGCGCACACGCCCGCGAAGGGGCGGGTGACGGCGCCCTTGGCGCCCGTGGTGGAAGCGGCGACGACGCCCATGCCCCATCGCGCAGGCACGGCGTGGGAGCCGTTGGCCTCGCGCTCCTCGATGGAGGCGCCCGCTGTCACCGCCTCCGGACACGACATGCCGTCGAGCCGGTTCGACGCGGCGACGGACCCCGCGACGCCGTCGGCGGGGAGCCTGCTGCGGGAGTCCGGGGCGCCGCCTCCGAATGTCTCGAAGGGGGCTGCCTCCGAGCAGCCCGTGCTCGCGGGAGCGGTGCGCTCGCCCCGGCGGAAGCTGGTGGGCGTGATGGTGGCGGTGAGCGTGGTGGGGCTCGCTGGGGGACTGGCGCTCCTGGGGAAGGGGGAGGAGCCCTCCGCGCCTGTGAGTACGCCCACGCTGGTGGCTCGGAATGATCAGGCGCCCACGACGCCGCGGGAGCCGAAGGTAACCCCCGTCGTTCCGGCGACGCGCGTGGAACCGGTGGCCGCCGAGACGGTGGACAGCGGCACTCCTGCCGTCGTGGCAGAAGTGAAGCCCGCGACGGAGACCGCCTCCGAGGTGCGCGACGCGGGCGTGGTGGCGGAGGTGGTGCCGGCTCCGCGCACTCCGGTCATCGCGAAGCCCGTGGTGGCCAGCACGTCCACGCCGCCGGTCCGTCGCGCGCTCCCGAAGGGCAGGGTGGAGTTCCGCGTCCGTCCGTTCGGCATGGTGTCCCTGGACGGCAAGCCCCTGGGACAGACGCCCTTCGCCGCCGTGGAGGCGACAGAGGGCGTGCATCAGGTGCGCGTGGTGAACAGGGAGCTGGGCAAGGACGTGACCCGGTCCTTCGAAGTGAAGGCCGGGCAGGACAACGTCTTCAAGCTCAACCTCGCGGCGGAGTGA
- a CDS encoding serine/threonine-protein kinase gives MPPKAIGPYRVLETLGSGGAGTVYRALDRRSNDEVALKLLSTGGPSLDDRAARRLAREFETLADLAHPNVVKVFEAGVHAGQPYLAMELIEGLTLRHYLDVSFNDLHTPTPSSRFPLTLRRTADDDFGSVDSPDEEEDDDVDDGTFDLNAFAEEAPSEDLASFHGAGEDDSDSDGMPVVDPRRAAPRAPQPPALPATPKMADLNRPERMGKLKDAMLQVCEALAYIHGHGLVHRDLKPSNIMVDDDRQVRLMDFGLAKFLADDAGITADGKLVGTYRYMAPEQILGEPLDGRSDLYSLGVILYELMSGRPPFDAKTPHELWRQVLETEPPPLLALNLHGDPQLARVAHRLIRKEPDDRFQTAEEVYEALSE, from the coding sequence ATGCCTCCCAAGGCCATTGGTCCCTACCGCGTGCTGGAAACGCTCGGCAGTGGCGGGGCCGGGACCGTCTATCGGGCCCTGGACCGCCGCAGCAACGACGAGGTCGCGCTGAAGCTCCTGTCGACGGGTGGCCCGTCGCTGGACGACCGCGCGGCACGCAGACTCGCGCGCGAATTCGAGACGCTCGCGGACCTGGCCCACCCCAACGTGGTGAAGGTCTTCGAGGCCGGCGTCCACGCGGGCCAGCCGTACCTGGCCATGGAGCTCATCGAAGGGCTCACCCTGCGCCACTACCTGGACGTGAGCTTCAACGACCTGCACACGCCCACGCCGTCGTCGCGCTTCCCGCTCACCCTCCGCCGCACCGCGGACGACGACTTCGGCAGCGTCGACAGCCCGGACGAGGAAGAGGACGACGACGTCGACGACGGCACCTTCGACCTCAACGCCTTCGCGGAGGAAGCCCCCAGCGAGGACCTGGCCAGCTTCCACGGTGCCGGTGAAGACGACTCGGATTCGGACGGGATGCCCGTGGTGGATCCGCGAAGGGCCGCGCCGCGCGCGCCGCAGCCCCCCGCCCTCCCCGCCACGCCGAAGATGGCGGACCTCAACCGCCCGGAGCGCATGGGCAAGCTGAAGGACGCCATGCTCCAGGTGTGCGAGGCCCTGGCGTACATCCACGGCCACGGGCTGGTGCACCGGGATTTGAAGCCGTCCAACATCATGGTGGACGACGACCGCCAGGTGCGGCTGATGGACTTCGGCCTGGCCAAGTTCCTCGCGGACGACGCGGGCATCACCGCGGACGGCAAGCTGGTGGGCACGTACCGGTACATGGCCCCGGAGCAGATCCTGGGCGAGCCGCTGGATGGGCGCTCGGACCTGTACAGCCTGGGCGTCATCCTGTACGAGCTGATGAGCGGGCGTCCGCCGTTCGACGCGAAAACGCCGCACGAGCTGTGGCGCCAGGTGCTGGAGACGGAACCTCCGCCGCTGCTCGCGCTCAACCTGCATGGCGACCCGCAGCTGGCGCGGGTGGCCCATCGCCTCATCCGCAAGGAGCCGGACGACCGGTTCCAGACGGCCGAGGAAGTGTACGAGGCCCTCTCCGAGTGA
- a CDS encoding RluA family pseudouridine synthase produces MTTTTTHTLTVDAAKAGQRVDLFVGEALGLSRARMKRLFEEGQVRVDGRPAKKGLTITAGQKISVTVEEAAREAVPDTDFPLVVLHEDDALLFVDKPAGRPSHPLQPGETGTVANALVARYPEVAQASQDPREGGLCHRLDVETSGVVAAARTREAWTTVREAFSHRAVDKRYVALVTGPLADEGEVEVPLRHHPRHPDRVEPAPYGAEDAREALSHFRVLARSGDYSLVEVKILTGVLHQVRAHLAGVGAPIVGDALYGGREAPELGRFFLHARSLTVPHPVTKEPVKVESPLPPDLVAELSRHGLSWPVAG; encoded by the coding sequence GTGACCACGACGACGACGCACACCCTCACCGTGGACGCCGCCAAGGCGGGCCAGCGGGTGGACCTGTTCGTGGGCGAGGCCCTGGGCCTGTCCCGCGCGCGCATGAAGCGCCTCTTCGAGGAAGGCCAGGTGCGCGTGGACGGCCGCCCCGCGAAGAAGGGGCTCACCATCACCGCCGGCCAGAAGATCTCCGTCACGGTGGAGGAGGCCGCGCGCGAGGCCGTGCCCGACACGGACTTCCCGCTCGTCGTCCTGCACGAGGACGACGCCCTGCTCTTCGTGGACAAGCCCGCGGGCCGTCCGTCACATCCCCTGCAGCCGGGGGAGACGGGCACGGTGGCCAACGCCCTGGTGGCGCGCTACCCGGAGGTCGCGCAGGCGTCCCAGGACCCTCGCGAGGGCGGCCTGTGCCACCGGCTGGACGTGGAGACGTCCGGGGTGGTCGCGGCGGCCCGCACGCGCGAGGCCTGGACCACCGTGCGCGAGGCCTTCAGCCACCGCGCGGTGGACAAGCGCTACGTCGCCCTGGTGACGGGCCCGCTGGCGGACGAGGGCGAGGTGGAGGTGCCGCTGCGCCACCACCCGCGCCACCCGGACCGCGTGGAGCCCGCCCCCTACGGCGCCGAGGACGCCCGCGAGGCGCTGTCCCACTTCCGGGTGCTGGCCCGCTCCGGCGACTACAGCCTGGTGGAGGTGAAGATCCTCACCGGCGTGCTGCACCAGGTGCGCGCGCACCTGGCCGGCGTGGGCGCGCCCATCGTGGGGGACGCGCTCTACGGGGGCCGCGAGGCGCCGGAGCTGGGGCGGTTCTTCCTGCACGCCCGCTCGCTCACCGTGCCGCACCCGGTGACGAAGGAGCCCGTGAAGGTGGAGAGCCCGCTGCCGCCGGACCTGGTGGCGGAGCTTTCGCGTCACGGGCTGTCGTGGCCGGTGGCCGGTTAG
- a CDS encoding secondary thiamine-phosphate synthase enzyme YjbQ: MKTLTEYLWFETKARRELVRLTDTVAALVKKSGIQEGMVLVSAMHITAGVFVNDDEPGLHEDIWDWLQHLAPHGPDYRHHRTGEDNGDAHLKSMLVHHQVLVPVTAGKLDLGPWQQVFYAEFDGQRRKRVIVKVMGD; encoded by the coding sequence ATGAAGACCCTCACCGAATACCTCTGGTTCGAGACGAAGGCCCGGCGCGAGCTGGTGCGCCTCACGGACACCGTGGCCGCCCTGGTGAAGAAGAGCGGCATCCAGGAGGGCATGGTGCTGGTGTCCGCCATGCACATCACCGCGGGCGTCTTCGTCAACGATGACGAGCCCGGCCTCCACGAGGACATCTGGGACTGGCTCCAGCACCTGGCGCCCCACGGCCCCGACTACCGCCACCACCGCACCGGCGAGGACAACGGCGACGCGCACCTGAAGTCCATGCTCGTCCACCATCAGGTGCTGGTTCCCGTCACCGCCGGCAAGCTCGACCTGGGCCCCTGGCAGCAGGTCTTCTACGCCGAGTTCGACGGCCAGCGCCGCAAGCGCGTCATCGTCAAGGTGATGGGCGACTAA